A genomic stretch from Solanum stenotomum isolate F172 chromosome 8, ASM1918654v1, whole genome shotgun sequence includes:
- the LOC125873219 gene encoding photosystem I subunit O gives MAATMSSVVGLANSSLSRFSSAKKTSLSSDFVRSPVTARNPLRVAKASGGRVTCFQRDWLRRDLNVIGFGLIGWLAPSSVPAINGKSLTGLFFESIGTELAHFPTGPALTSQFWLWMVCWHLGLFLCLTFGQIGFKGRTEDYFSK, from the exons ATGGCAGCAACAATGTCCAGTGTTGTAGGCTTAGCTAACTCATCTCTTTCCCGATTTTCTTCTGCAAAGAAGACTAGTCTCTCCTCAG ACTTCGTGAGGTCACCAGTGACAGCAAGAAACCCTTTAAGGGTAGCAAAAGCTTCAGGAGGCAGAGTTACATG TTTCCAGAGGGACTGGCTGAGGAGAGACTTGAATGTGATTGGATTTGGTCTGATTGGATGGTTGGCTCCTTCAAGTGTTCCAGCAATCAATGGAAAGAGTCTTACTGGCCTTTTCTTTGAAAGCATTGGCACTGAACTCGCTCATTTCCCTACTGGACCTGCTCTAACTTCTCAATTCTG GCTATGGATGGTGTGCTGGCACTTGGGGTTGTTCCTGTGCCTGACTTTTGGACAAATTGGATTCAAGGGACGGACCGAGGACTATTTCTCTAAGTAG